In the Fretibacterium sp. OH1220_COT-178 genome, TGGGGCGCCCTCTGCGCCGCGAGGACCTCTGGCGCATCCTGAGGCGGCGGGGAACCGTCGCGGGCATCGCGCGGTCGCGCCTGTATCCGCACATCCTGCGCCACAGCTTCGCGACGCACCTCCTGGCGAGGGGGATGGACATGCGGACGCTCCAGGAGATGCTCGGTCACTCGTCGATCATGACGACGCAGGTCTACGCCCACTTCGACCGCGAGATGCGGACGGAGTACGACCGTTTTCACCCCCGAGCCTGAGTCGGCGGACCGAACCCCGGAAGCGCTTGGAACGAAGAAGGAGGAGTTTTCGATGTTGGATGCACTCAGCGATTACGAGCGCGCCGTGAAGGCGCTCGATTCCATCCGCCGCGTGGCCGGAACCTTCGAGCCCGCCACGGCCGTCGTCCTGGGGTCCGGTCTGGGCTCCGTGGCGGACGAGGTGGAGTCCGCCCGAATCCTTAACACCGCGGAGATCCCGGGCTGGCCGCTCTCGACGGCGCCCGGGCACGCCGGGCGCATCGTGATGGGGACGCTCGAGGGCCGGCCGGTGATCCTGCTCCAGGGCCGGGTCCACTTCTACGAGGGCTATTCCATGCGGGAGGTCACCTTCCCGGTGCGGGTGCTGGGGATGATGGGCGTGCGGCAGTACGTGGCCACGAACGCCTCGGGCGGGGTCGACCCCGATCTCGCCCCGGGGGATATCGTGGCGGTGCGGGACCACATCAATCTCATGGGGGCCAACCCTCTGACGGGCGCGTCGGAGCCGCGGTGGAACGTGCGCTTTCCCGACATGACCCACGCCTACAGTCCCCGGCTGCTGGAGGTCCTGGACCGGGCCGCCGCCGGGGTGGGGATCGCCCTGAAGCGGGGCGTCTACGCGGCGTTCATGGGGCCCTCCTACGAGACCCCGGCCGAGGTCCGGATGGCTCGCATCCTGGGGGCGGACCTCGTGGGGATGTCCACGGTCCCCGAGGTCATCGTCGCGAACGCCATGGGGATGGAGACCGCCGTGCTCTCCTGCGTGGCCAACAGGGCCGCGGGGATGGGGGACGAGCATCTGACGGAGGAGGACGTCCTCCGGGTGATGGCCGATTCGTCGCACGCCCTGGGGGGCCTGCTCCGGGCGCTGATGCGCGCCCTCGCCTCCGATGGCCGCTAGGCCGCCTGGGGAGGCGAGCGGAAAAAGCGCCGCTCGGGTCCTTGCGGGGGGCCTTGCG is a window encoding:
- a CDS encoding purine-nucleoside phosphorylase, with translation MLDALSDYERAVKALDSIRRVAGTFEPATAVVLGSGLGSVADEVESARILNTAEIPGWPLSTAPGHAGRIVMGTLEGRPVILLQGRVHFYEGYSMREVTFPVRVLGMMGVRQYVATNASGGVDPDLAPGDIVAVRDHINLMGANPLTGASEPRWNVRFPDMTHAYSPRLLEVLDRAAAGVGIALKRGVYAAFMGPSYETPAEVRMARILGADLVGMSTVPEVIVANAMGMETAVLSCVANRAAGMGDEHLTEEDVLRVMADSSHALGGLLRALMRALASDGR